The Sylvia atricapilla isolate bSylAtr1 chromosome 5, bSylAtr1.pri, whole genome shotgun sequence genome includes a window with the following:
- the HSPA14 gene encoding heat shock 70 kDa protein 14, with protein sequence MAAIGVHLGATCACAAVYKDGRADVVANDAGDRVTPAVVAFSESEEVVGLAAKQSRIRNISNTVVKVKQILGRSSGDPQAKKYIAESKCSIIEKNGKLQYEIDNKLINPEDVAKLIFSKMKETAQSALGSDVNDVVVTVPFDFGENQKNALGEAAAAAGFNVMRLIHEPSAALLAYGIGQDSPTGKSNVLVYKLGGTSLSITVIEVNSGIYRVLATNTDDSIGGVCFTEALAQHLASEFQRSCKHDIRGNPRAMMKLMNSADIAKHSLSTLGSANCFVDSLYDGLDFDCNVSRARFELICSSLFSKCVEAIKKLLQQVGFTADDINKVVLCGGSARIPKLQQLIKDIFPAVELLNSIPPDEVIPIGAAIEAGILLGKENTLLEEDALIECSAKDILLKGVDESGADKFTVLFPSGTPLPARRQHTLHAPGNISSVCLELYESLGKSPMNEEEKFAQIVLQDLDKKEDGLHDILTVLTMKRDGSLHVTCTDQDTGKCEIITVEVAS encoded by the exons ATGGCGGCCATCGGGGTGCACCTGGGCGCCACCTGTGCCTGCGCCGCCGTGTACAAG GATGGCCGCGCCGACGTGGTCGCCAACGACGCCGGGGACAGGGTCACTCCCGCGGTGGTGGCGTTCTCGGAGAGCGAGGAG GTTGTTGGCTTAGCTGCCAAGCAAAGCAGgataagaaatatttcaaacacCGTGGTGAAAGTAAAGCAGATCCTTGGGCGAAG CTCTGGTGACCCTCAGGCAAAGAAATACATTGCAGAAAGCAAATGCTCT ATAATTGAGAAGAACGGAAAACTACAGTATGAAATAGATAACAAACTTATTAACCCAGAAGATGTGGCAAAACtcattttcagtaaaatgaaag AGACTGCACAGTCTGCTTTGGGTTCCGATGTGAATGACGTTGTTGTCACTGTGCCATTTGATTTtggagagaatcagaaaaatGCCCTTGG agaagcagctgcagctgctggcttcAATGTTATGAGATTAATTCATGAACCATCTGCAGCTCTCCTTGCTTATGGAATTGGCCAAGATTCACCCACTGGGAAAAG CAACGTGCTGGTTTATAAACTAGGTGGAACATCACTTTCTATCACAGTCATAGAAGTAAACAGTGGAATATATCGTGTACTTGCTACAAACACAGATGACAGCATTGGTGGAGTTTGCTTCACAGAAGCTCTAGCACAACACTTAGCTTCTGAATTTCAGAG gtCTTGTAAGCATGATATTAGAGGAAATCCCAGAGCCATGATGAAGTTAATGAACAGTGCTGATATTGCAAAACACTCTTTATCAACCCTGGGAAGTGCAAACTGTTTTGTAGATTCATTGTATGATGGATTGGATTTTGATTGCAATGTGTCCAG ggCCAGGTTTGAACTTATCTGTTCTTCACTTTTTAGTAAATGTGTAGAAGCAATTAAAAAGCTCTTGCAGCAAGTTGGATTTACAGCAGATGATATTAATAAG GTAGTTCTTTGTGGTGGGTCTGCTCGAATCCCAAAGCTACAGCAGCTGATCAAAGATATTTTCCCAGCTGTGGAGTTACTGAATTCAATTCCTCCAGATGAAGTTATTCCCATTGGTGCAGCCATAGAGGCAGGAATCCTGCTAGGGAAAGAGAATACCTTATTAGAAGAAGATGCACTCATTGAATGTTCTGCCAAAGATATTCTTCTTAAG ggAGTGGATGAGTCAGGGGCTGACAAATTCACAGTGCTGTTTCCATCAGGGACACCCCTGCCAGCTCGAAGGCAGCACACCCTGCATGCTCCTGGAAATATTTCCTCGGTGTGCCTTGAGCTGTACGAGTCACTGGGGAAGAGTCCCATGAACGAAGAGGAGAAATTTGCACAG attgtACTCCAGGATTTAGATAAAAAGGAGGATGGCCTACATGATATACTAACTGTTCTCACTATGAAAAG